Proteins encoded within one genomic window of Clostridia bacterium:
- a CDS encoding ion transporter — translation MYKKFKIRVFNIIEGTCESRNAGRIFEYFIMSLVVLNVVAVALETENALYEDYESVFRIFEMFSVAVFTLEYAARVWVCTEYARFRRPIIGRLKFILTPMSVIDLLAIVPFYLSILLSFVLIIPDWRFIRAVRLFRLFRLLKLGRYSDSLKSFVRVFKSKKEELTVILFIISIALFVSSSIMYFVENDAQPDKFSSIFSAMWWGIATLTTVGYGDIYPITAIGKILGSVIALLGIGMFALPAGMLASAFAEEIQKGKRKSDVCPHCGKEITGIKINTEDDASSL, via the coding sequence ATGTATAAAAAATTTAAGATAAGAGTGTTTAATATTATCGAGGGGACTTGTGAGAGCAGGAATGCAGGTAGGATTTTTGAATACTTTATAATGTCCCTGGTTGTTTTGAATGTAGTTGCCGTAGCTTTGGAGACCGAAAATGCATTGTATGAAGATTATGAAAGTGTGTTTCGCATATTTGAAATGTTTTCAGTTGCTGTATTTACTCTTGAATATGCTGCACGTGTTTGGGTATGTACAGAATACGCAAGATTTAGAAGGCCAATAATAGGAAGATTAAAGTTTATTCTTACGCCGATGTCGGTTATAGATTTACTTGCCATAGTACCGTTTTATTTGTCCATACTTCTATCATTTGTCCTGATTATTCCGGATTGGAGATTTATAAGAGCGGTAAGACTATTCAGGCTTTTCAGGTTACTTAAGCTGGGACGGTATTCTGATTCGCTTAAATCCTTTGTCAGAGTATTCAAATCTAAAAAAGAAGAGCTGACAGTAATATTATTTATAATATCCATCGCTCTTTTTGTTTCCTCAAGTATAATGTATTTTGTGGAAAATGATGCACAACCGGATAAGTTTTCCAGTATTTTTTCCGCTATGTGGTGGGGCATAGCTACTTTGACAACTGTAGGATATGGAGATATCTATCCAATAACTGCGATCGGCAAGATCCTCGGAAGCGTAATAGCACTTCTTGGTATTGGTATGTTTGCACTGCCGGCAGGGATGCTTGCTTCAGCATTTGCCGAGGAAATTCAGAAGGGAAAGAGGAAAAGTGATGTATGTCCACACTGTGGGAAGGAAATAACGGGTATAAAAATTAACACTGAGGATGACGCAAGCAGCCTCTGA
- a CDS encoding CotS family spore coat protein, translated as MPSASNEPLQQILSKYSLEVLNTRNESYKDKKGVWWVKTPEGYRILKKISNSEDTLKYILSAVRHLNKNGINIPEVIVTKDKSDYVVLNGTCYLLTKAVEGKNPSYDIPQQLEAVVKELANFHKASRGFSPLPDSKPKIHLGTWIEDYEQQLEDMNSFYKKELASESRDEIGKFITAEFPAFYSRGHKAIEGLKGTEYRDWVEKVKKTGGLCHQDFAAGNLFITASGDMYVIDTDSITLDIPARDIRKLLNKIMKKRGKWDIELTRKILAYYQSGNPLTSSEWQVVKLDIMFPHLFIGAMNKYYYKREKEWTNANYFKRLKEVTVIEKTISPVLDKFESIIPK; from the coding sequence TTGCCTTCAGCCAGCAACGAGCCTCTGCAGCAGATCTTAAGCAAATATAGCCTGGAAGTGCTAAATACCAGAAATGAGTCTTATAAGGACAAAAAAGGTGTATGGTGGGTAAAAACCCCAGAGGGATACAGAATCCTTAAGAAAATCTCCAACTCTGAGGATACTTTGAAGTATATACTTTCGGCCGTACGTCACCTTAATAAAAATGGCATTAATATTCCGGAAGTAATAGTTACAAAAGATAAGTCGGATTATGTAGTTTTAAACGGAACGTGTTATTTATTAACAAAAGCTGTTGAAGGAAAAAATCCCAGTTATGATATACCCCAGCAGCTTGAAGCTGTAGTAAAAGAGCTTGCGAATTTCCATAAAGCTTCCCGCGGATTCTCCCCGCTTCCTGATTCTAAGCCTAAAATCCATCTTGGAACATGGATTGAGGACTATGAGCAGCAATTGGAGGATATGAATAGCTTCTATAAAAAGGAGCTTGCATCAGAATCAAGGGATGAAATAGGCAAATTCATAACAGCTGAATTCCCAGCATTTTATTCTCGAGGCCACAAAGCAATTGAAGGTCTGAAAGGTACTGAATACAGGGACTGGGTAGAAAAAGTAAAAAAAACAGGAGGGTTATGCCACCAGGACTTTGCAGCAGGTAATCTGTTCATTACAGCGTCAGGTGATATGTATGTAATTGATACTGATTCCATAACACTTGACATACCGGCAAGGGATATACGTAAATTACTGAATAAAATAATGAAAAAAAGGGGCAAATGGGATATTGAGCTTACAAGAAAAATTCTTGCATACTATCAGTCTGGCAATCCGCTTACATCGTCAGAATGGCAGGTAGTAAAGCTGGATATCATGTTTCCCCATCTGTTCATCGGTGCAATGAATAAATATTATTACAAACGGGAAAAGGAGTGGACAAACGCAAATTATTTCAAGCGTTTAAAGGAAGTAACGGTTATAGAAAAGACCATTAGCCCTGTCTTGGATAAATTTGAATCAATAATTCCCAAATAA
- a CDS encoding MATE family efflux transporter: MSSKFGKDLTVGSIPRHLLTFSLPMLIGNLLQTGYSLVNAIWIGRKVSEDALGAASISFPIVFILIALSSGATMATTILVSQYYGAKDYKTVEKVVNNSFSIALILGTVLTIAGIFSSDVLLKLMKTPEQQFAMASSYLKITIAGFLLMYIGFLITSILRGIGDTVTPLIFTGIGVGINAVLDPLFIMGVGPLPELGLNGAAYASLVAQALATIGGIIYLNTRNHLVAFNPKNLRMDKHTTSLIFKIGFPSIIQQSLISIGSAAITTCVNTFGPHANNAFGVGTRVDQIAFMPALSMSMATAALTGQNIGAKKPERVKDIFKWGIIMTSVVTIIVSIIVVSFPEFILSIFGLGKSRESIDIGVEYLRINGSAYILFAIMFVSNGIINGAGHTITTMIFSLLSLWVVRVPFAWLLSGTALGTRGIWISMITSFGVTMVISLWYYFSGRWKKEVVRMRGPVPDSEPQI, from the coding sequence ATGAGTAGTAAGTTCGGTAAAGATTTGACTGTAGGGAGTATCCCAAGACACTTGTTGACATTTTCACTCCCTATGCTGATTGGTAATCTGCTTCAAACAGGGTATAGTCTAGTAAATGCAATATGGATCGGAAGAAAGGTCAGTGAAGACGCTTTAGGAGCTGCTTCCATAAGCTTTCCCATAGTTTTTATATTGATAGCATTATCTTCAGGTGCTACTATGGCTACTACAATACTTGTATCACAGTATTATGGCGCCAAAGATTATAAAACAGTTGAAAAAGTAGTAAATAACTCCTTTTCTATTGCACTGATTCTTGGTACTGTACTGACAATAGCAGGTATTTTTTCTAGTGACGTTTTGCTAAAACTAATGAAAACACCCGAGCAACAATTTGCTATGGCATCAAGCTATTTGAAAATAACAATTGCAGGATTCTTATTAATGTATATCGGATTTCTTATCACATCTATACTACGCGGTATAGGAGATACCGTTACACCCTTGATTTTTACTGGTATAGGAGTAGGAATCAACGCTGTGCTGGATCCGTTATTCATAATGGGGGTCGGCCCCCTGCCCGAGCTTGGCCTGAACGGAGCTGCTTATGCTTCACTGGTTGCACAAGCCCTGGCAACAATAGGTGGTATTATTTATCTTAATACGAGAAATCATCTAGTTGCCTTCAATCCCAAGAATCTGCGTATGGACAAGCATACCACATCACTGATATTCAAGATCGGCTTTCCGTCAATTATCCAGCAATCACTTATTTCTATAGGCTCAGCTGCTATTACTACCTGTGTCAATACATTCGGTCCGCATGCCAATAATGCATTCGGTGTAGGAACAAGAGTTGACCAGATAGCATTCATGCCGGCGTTGTCAATGAGTATGGCTACGGCTGCACTTACAGGCCAGAATATAGGTGCAAAGAAGCCTGAAAGAGTCAAGGATATTTTTAAATGGGGTATAATAATGACCTCTGTAGTAACAATAATAGTGTCCATAATTGTTGTATCCTTCCCTGAGTTCATACTTTCCATCTTCGGTTTGGGAAAGTCGAGGGAAAGCATCGATATTGGTGTTGAATACTTGAGAATAAACGGCTCAGCCTATATTCTTTTTGCGATTATGTTTGTCTCAAACGGGATTATAAATGGGGCAGGCCATACTATTACTACAATGATATTTTCATTACTATCCCTTTGGGTGGTAAGGGTTCCATTTGCATGGTTACTTTCAGGTACTGCTCTTGGTACAAGAGGAATATGGATTTCAATGATTACAAGCTTTGGAGTCACAATGGTCATAAGTCTCTGGTATTACTTCTCCGGGAGATGGAAGAAGGAAGTTGTCAGGATGAGAGGCCCTGTTCCCGATTCGGAGCCACAGATTTAG
- a CDS encoding LysM peptidoglycan-binding domain-containing protein — translation MDKIIGINATAVSHSGMGYSDNEDNFYMNGRHMYEYERDNIQVSVENRSEEYIFAVSCGMDRVSNEKGTSISMMKELKKFQEKIRGTGGDLVSKIAQMKESVEEVNNVIYSMNIGKYTNSEKATSFAGIFILDGKAVAISCGKSRVYHLRDDNMKLIAADSKKAERLLKMGIITNEQAKTISGHAVTSGADGHTKLNKSELIDIRTGDKFLICSDGICSILEDEHIHEILSTNKDTGYISNILIKEAMKKGSKDNITALVIRVEGDGAEDTLQSKKVKSGLTRRARLQVNEKSENTRTIIASVIACILVVGILITVFYKAWTDNKQESQLISNSTTATTTTSDNPDNNSGNESAANGGLQEEQTAAPAEVENNNETGSKNTEENEDKGNTEGSSDENSGETQHKVETGDTLEKISKKYYGSMGKYRLIMERNNITNPNQLKVGQVLIIPKE, via the coding sequence ATGGATAAAATAATTGGAATTAATGCTACGGCAGTATCTCATTCTGGGATGGGATATTCTGATAATGAAGACAATTTCTATATGAACGGAAGGCATATGTATGAATACGAGAGGGATAATATTCAGGTATCTGTCGAAAACCGGAGCGAGGAATATATTTTTGCAGTAAGCTGCGGAATGGACCGGGTAAGTAATGAGAAGGGCACGTCTATTTCCATGATGAAGGAGCTTAAAAAGTTCCAGGAGAAAATAAGAGGAACTGGCGGTGACCTTGTAAGCAAAATTGCTCAGATGAAAGAAAGCGTAGAAGAAGTAAATAATGTGATCTACAGTATGAATATAGGTAAATACACAAATAGTGAAAAAGCAACTTCTTTTGCAGGTATATTCATCCTTGACGGAAAAGCGGTGGCTATCAGTTGTGGAAAATCCAGAGTGTATCATCTGAGAGATGATAATATGAAGTTGATTGCTGCTGATAGTAAAAAGGCTGAAAGACTTCTGAAAATGGGAATTATCACTAATGAACAGGCAAAAACCATTTCAGGACATGCTGTTACAAGTGGAGCAGATGGACATACCAAATTGAATAAATCAGAGTTGATAGACATCAGAACGGGAGATAAGTTTCTGATATGCAGTGATGGTATATGCAGTATCCTTGAAGATGAGCATATACACGAAATATTGTCAACTAATAAGGACACCGGCTATATATCAAATATATTGATAAAAGAAGCTATGAAAAAAGGAAGTAAAGACAATATAACTGCTTTAGTGATAAGAGTAGAGGGTGATGGAGCTGAAGATACTTTACAGAGCAAGAAAGTCAAATCTGGTCTAACAAGGAGAGCAAGGCTGCAGGTTAATGAAAAAAGCGAAAACACCAGGACTATAATTGCATCCGTAATTGCTTGCATTTTAGTTGTAGGTATCCTGATTACCGTATTTTATAAAGCATGGACCGATAACAAGCAGGAGAGTCAACTGATTTCCAATTCAACTACAGCTACAACTACCACTTCAGATAATCCTGATAATAACAGCGGAAATGAGTCTGCCGCTAATGGGGGCTTACAAGAGGAACAGACTGCTGCTCCAGCCGAAGTGGAGAATAACAATGAAACAGGCAGCAAAAACACGGAAGAAAATGAAGACAAGGGTAATACAGAGGGAAGTTCGGATGAGAATTCCGGTGAAACCCAGCATAAGGTAGAGACAGGAGACACACTTGAGAAAATCAGTAAAAAATACTACGGGAGTATGGGGAAATACAGATTGATTATGGAGAGGAATAACATTACCAACCCTAATCAGTTAAAAGTAGGACAGGTTCTGATAATACCGAAAGAGTAA
- a CDS encoding transcription initiation factor IIE, translating to MKYSESNTYTRSDLGGNVKKVISDLLAGRLVVEGQNVDIPEDLDMDVKVKYSVDETGGNVTLKITWDNVVEEEAAPEEEVF from the coding sequence ATGAAGTACTCAGAAAGCAACACCTATACAAGATCTGACCTGGGAGGCAATGTTAAAAAGGTAATTTCCGATTTACTAGCTGGACGCCTTGTTGTAGAAGGCCAGAATGTAGATATTCCGGAAGACTTGGATATGGATGTTAAGGTTAAATATTCAGTAGATGAAACAGGCGGTAATGTTACATTAAAAATCACTTGGGATAATGTAGTAGAAGAAGAAGCTGCTCCTGAAGAAGAAGTATTCTAA
- a CDS encoding YaiI/YqxD family protein, whose translation MKILVDADACPVKEIIVKIAKEYSIKVIMLCDTSHILYDGYSEIITVDKSCDSVDFALVNKAEKSDIVVTQDYGVATMCLSKGVTVLNQNGLIYNESNIDRLLFERHLSQKIRRSGGRCGSIRKRTKEDDVKFEKAFRGCLRHPQC comes from the coding sequence ATGAAGATACTTGTTGATGCAGATGCATGTCCTGTTAAGGAAATTATTGTGAAAATCGCAAAAGAGTACAGCATTAAGGTAATAATGCTTTGTGATACCAGCCATATACTCTATGACGGCTATTCAGAAATAATCACTGTTGATAAGTCGTGTGATTCAGTAGATTTTGCCCTTGTCAACAAGGCGGAAAAATCAGATATTGTAGTAACACAAGATTACGGAGTAGCCACTATGTGTCTCTCCAAAGGAGTGACAGTCCTTAATCAAAATGGCCTTATCTATAATGAAAGCAATATAGACAGGCTTTTATTCGAAAGGCATCTATCCCAAAAAATAAGACGTTCAGGAGGTAGGTGCGGAAGTATAAGGAAAAGAACAAAAGAAGATGATGTAAAATTCGAAAAAGCTTTCAGAGGCTGCTTGCGTCATCCTCAGTGTTAA
- a CDS encoding S-layer homology domain-containing protein, translated as MKLKKTLSLIIATTLSCSFMFTSVAAAENVAETKIMLMEAAGEVPAKDGATKESPDTKISKDEAIATAKKMIEGYNDYEIGYVNLNPSWGASANRVWNIEFYCQKAPGGNANVAVDSETGEILNFNIWEGYDNQTNFVAKMTRTEAKVNAEKFIKEQLKESIDSYELQKEDPYMYGYRMGGVKEPIVYNFTYVKKVNGVPFSNYTINVGIDGVNGKVRSYYSNRVKIDEKKFPSTKDVLSAEKVFEKYKELVKVKLQYIATYSHSPYGMSKPKVTLAYVPVTYVNMMDASTGKVLNYDGSSTDFSSEEIKQLLNNPVPMKPDAKISNKAISEKDAKAKAEEYKKIVEKLLGITFDNPEGNESKPYYYGSQQDEVWNFNWYKNSETGNVHFNIAISAKTGHLLNISLGSYDNMYDMKMRENKKPEPVKEKLKWANGKEKALELVKKLVPDQYGFYVDENIKEPEYSEESRKYLREHYYSFTRIENGIRFRDNSINVGYDRETGKLRNFYFNWSDMEFPAKTALISEEEATKKYFEGTEAKLMYFLKADYTPQGVVFGETPQLVYSFNTKGYMYGALMINANTGKEIDYSGNEIKYETPVGEANIADHWAKRSAELLVAQGILKNPNVDLNSKVTKAEAVKMITLSKGINFYYYEKSDALAPEPTFKDVPKDDEYFQYIESAIKQKLISKDADEFKGSEKMTKAEFVKLLVNLIGYSDIAKHKDIFKVNNVINVPYDMTGYVAIASVLDILPVQAGNTFNGSDEVTYGEAADSLYKALSLVK; from the coding sequence ATGAAACTGAAGAAGACCCTATCACTGATTATTGCAACTACACTGTCGTGTTCTTTTATGTTTACCAGTGTAGCAGCTGCAGAAAATGTGGCTGAGACTAAAATTATGCTTATGGAGGCTGCTGGAGAAGTACCGGCAAAAGACGGAGCTACAAAAGAATCACCTGATACCAAAATAAGTAAGGATGAAGCAATAGCAACCGCAAAAAAGATGATCGAAGGTTATAATGATTATGAAATTGGATATGTTAATCTTAACCCTTCATGGGGAGCGTCTGCTAACAGGGTATGGAATATAGAATTTTACTGTCAGAAAGCGCCCGGTGGGAACGCGAATGTCGCTGTAGACAGTGAAACAGGCGAAATACTGAATTTCAATATCTGGGAAGGTTATGACAATCAGACAAATTTTGTTGCAAAAATGACCAGAACAGAAGCGAAAGTTAACGCTGAGAAGTTTATAAAAGAGCAGCTCAAAGAGAGCATTGATAGCTATGAACTCCAAAAAGAAGATCCTTATATGTACGGATACAGGATGGGCGGAGTAAAAGAGCCTATTGTCTATAACTTTACATATGTGAAGAAAGTAAATGGAGTTCCTTTCTCAAATTACACAATAAATGTAGGTATTGATGGAGTTAACGGAAAGGTAAGAAGCTACTATAGCAACCGTGTGAAGATTGACGAAAAGAAATTTCCTTCTACTAAAGATGTTTTAAGCGCAGAAAAGGTGTTTGAAAAGTATAAGGAGCTTGTAAAGGTCAAACTTCAGTATATTGCAACATACTCACATTCACCTTATGGTATGTCTAAGCCTAAGGTAACACTTGCGTATGTCCCTGTAACATATGTAAATATGATGGATGCCAGTACAGGTAAAGTTTTAAATTATGATGGAAGCAGTACAGATTTTTCATCTGAAGAAATAAAACAGCTTCTAAATAACCCTGTACCGATGAAGCCTGATGCAAAGATATCGAATAAGGCTATTTCTGAAAAAGATGCAAAAGCAAAGGCTGAAGAATATAAAAAAATAGTAGAAAAGCTTTTAGGTATTACATTTGATAATCCGGAAGGAAATGAATCCAAACCGTATTATTACGGCAGCCAGCAGGATGAAGTATGGAACTTTAACTGGTATAAGAATTCTGAAACCGGCAATGTACATTTTAATATAGCGATAAGCGCAAAAACAGGACACTTATTGAATATCAGCCTGGGCAGCTATGATAATATGTACGATATGAAAATGCGTGAAAACAAAAAACCGGAGCCTGTCAAAGAGAAACTTAAGTGGGCAAATGGAAAAGAGAAGGCTTTGGAACTTGTGAAGAAGCTGGTTCCCGATCAGTATGGATTTTATGTGGATGAAAACATCAAAGAACCTGAATATAGTGAAGAAAGCAGGAAGTACCTCAGAGAACATTATTATTCCTTTACCAGAATTGAAAACGGCATAAGATTCAGGGATAATAGCATAAACGTGGGCTATGACCGTGAAACCGGAAAATTAAGAAACTTCTACTTCAACTGGAGTGATATGGAATTTCCGGCTAAAACAGCATTGATTTCCGAAGAGGAAGCAACAAAGAAATATTTTGAAGGTACAGAGGCTAAGCTTATGTACTTCCTCAAGGCAGACTATACACCCCAAGGCGTTGTGTTTGGTGAAACTCCTCAGCTTGTATATTCCTTTAATACAAAAGGATATATGTATGGGGCACTTATGATTAATGCAAACACAGGAAAAGAAATTGACTATTCGGGAAATGAGATAAAATATGAAACTCCTGTAGGAGAAGCGAATATAGCAGATCATTGGGCAAAGAGAAGTGCAGAGCTTCTTGTCGCACAAGGCATACTCAAAAATCCTAACGTTGATTTGAATTCTAAGGTTACTAAAGCTGAAGCAGTTAAGATGATAACGCTTTCAAAGGGGATAAATTTCTACTATTATGAGAAATCTGATGCTCTTGCTCCTGAACCGACATTCAAGGATGTACCGAAGGATGATGAGTATTTCCAGTATATTGAAAGCGCTATAAAACAGAAATTAATAAGCAAGGATGCTGATGAGTTTAAGGGCAGCGAAAAGATGACCAAGGCTGAATTTGTAAAACTTTTAGTAAACCTTATTGGCTATTCTGATATAGCAAAGCACAAGGATATATTCAAAGTAAATAATGTGATAAATGTACCTTACGATATGACAGGATATGTTGCCATAGCAAGTGTGCTGGATATTCTCCCCGTGCAAGCAGGCAATACTTTTAACGGCAGTGATGAAGTGACTTACGGTGAAGCTGCGGATTCATTGTATAAAGCCTTAAGCCTTGTAAAATAA
- a CDS encoding DUF3189 family protein, protein MIYIYNCYGGTHSSSLASAVHLKKLPADRIPTDDEILNTPYFNKLTYKDMGRIIYRGDDEEGNKIFTVGRGTSRVLVPCLKNLIDVLQSDCGLNEKIILSNMSPAVPFAMTMGGFFSRGLGIDSVGVPLLILGAKQAYPKVIEFVQNTKNIAKESNEKVIVLMNTKRQKSGY, encoded by the coding sequence GTGATATATATTTATAACTGTTATGGAGGTACACATTCGTCTTCGCTTGCTTCAGCAGTACACTTGAAAAAGCTTCCCGCTGACAGAATTCCTACAGATGATGAAATACTAAACACACCGTATTTTAATAAATTGACGTATAAGGACATGGGGAGAATCATATATAGGGGGGATGATGAGGAGGGAAACAAGATTTTTACAGTAGGGAGAGGTACTTCCAGAGTTTTAGTCCCGTGTTTGAAAAATTTGATTGATGTTCTTCAAAGCGACTGTGGATTAAACGAAAAAATCATTCTTTCAAATATGTCTCCTGCAGTACCTTTCGCAATGACTATGGGGGGGTTTTTCTCGAGGGGGCTGGGTATTGATTCTGTAGGGGTACCACTTTTGATTCTGGGAGCAAAGCAAGCATACCCAAAGGTAATTGAATTTGTACAAAATACAAAAAATATAGCAAAAGAATCAAATGAAAAAGTAATTGTTCTTATGAATACCAAAAGGCAAAAATCAGGGTACTGA
- a CDS encoding CotS family spore coat protein, with translation MDNKENLIKLADEVLKNYTISPENISVIQSGTIKTVWKVKAKEGMLCLKRLKHTYDKALFSVNAQNYIKESGGNVPSVIKDKRGQLIVQHKDQLFVLYEWLHGKNLNFSNSSDLQAALRGLAKFHICSKGYRAPENSRISSKLNKWPEQYDSMKTRLTDWKEISKNISLPYHNAYLKHIDSVIEICNLASDHLSTSDYVRLVSPESKSPVLCHQDFGNGNAILTEMGVYVIDLDGITYDLPARDLRKIIGKQAENRNQWSIENINNVIECYSGVNHMSDADTDLLYIDLLYPHWFFGLVKNLFQNNKPLKPSEIERIAKLEQSKVDLLVSLLKKTKVTSKQKKGFTSIPAKKEGSR, from the coding sequence TTGGATAATAAAGAAAACTTAATTAAGTTGGCAGATGAGGTACTTAAAAATTACACTATTTCTCCCGAAAACATTTCAGTCATACAAAGCGGTACTATAAAAACTGTATGGAAAGTAAAAGCCAAAGAGGGCATGCTTTGCTTGAAGCGGCTTAAACATACTTATGATAAGGCGCTCTTTTCAGTCAATGCTCAAAATTATATAAAAGAGTCGGGAGGAAATGTTCCTTCTGTAATTAAAGATAAAAGAGGCCAGTTGATAGTACAGCATAAAGACCAGTTATTTGTACTATATGAGTGGCTGCATGGTAAAAACCTGAATTTTTCAAACAGTTCCGACCTGCAGGCAGCGCTTAGAGGGTTGGCTAAGTTTCATATATGTTCCAAGGGCTATAGAGCACCTGAAAATTCCAGGATATCCTCAAAGCTCAATAAATGGCCCGAACAATATGACTCAATGAAAACCAGGCTGACAGACTGGAAAGAAATTTCAAAAAACATATCCCTTCCCTATCATAATGCTTATCTGAAACATATTGATTCAGTTATTGAGATATGCAACCTGGCATCAGACCATCTATCAACCTCTGATTATGTCAGACTTGTATCACCTGAATCAAAATCACCTGTATTATGCCATCAGGACTTCGGAAATGGAAATGCTATTCTTACCGAGATGGGTGTATACGTAATTGATCTTGATGGGATCACCTATGATTTGCCGGCGCGGGATTTAAGAAAGATCATAGGAAAACAGGCTGAAAACAGAAATCAATGGAGCATTGAAAATATAAATAACGTAATCGAATGCTATTCCGGCGTCAATCATATGAGTGATGCCGATACCGATCTGCTTTATATAGACCTCTTATATCCGCACTGGTTTTTTGGCCTTGTTAAGAATCTGTTTCAGAATAACAAACCCCTGAAACCTTCCGAAATTGAGCGGATAGCAAAGCTTGAACAGTCAAAAGTCGATTTACTTGTGTCACTACTGAAAAAAACTAAAGTAACCAGCAAGCAGAAAAAAGGATTTACAAGTATTCCTGCTAAAAAGGAGGGGTCCCGATGA
- a CDS encoding putative ABC transporter permease, with protein sequence MKVGEVLDRKLYHLLYYFIIYSFAGWCMETVYMSLRAGHLVNRGFLFGPFCPIYGFGALILITLLGNVGKSAVKYFIYAIILTTILELCIGIMLRSVFNNNWWDYSEEPFNIAGLICLKSSITWGIISLFFMGFVHPYIHWFISHIPVYFRKSLSYFFVLYFLIDCTATITAVTGFKLQLNQLLWIAR encoded by the coding sequence GTGAAAGTCGGGGAAGTATTAGATAGAAAACTATATCATCTGTTATACTATTTTATTATTTATTCCTTTGCTGGTTGGTGTATGGAAACTGTATATATGTCACTACGGGCCGGACACTTGGTAAACAGAGGCTTTTTATTCGGACCTTTCTGTCCCATTTATGGTTTCGGTGCCCTGATACTGATAACTCTACTGGGTAATGTGGGTAAAAGTGCTGTCAAATACTTCATTTATGCTATTATTCTGACAACCATACTTGAACTTTGTATAGGGATTATGCTCCGTTCCGTATTCAATAATAATTGGTGGGACTATAGCGAGGAGCCATTTAACATTGCAGGGCTGATTTGCCTTAAATCATCCATTACCTGGGGTATTATTTCATTATTTTTCATGGGCTTTGTACATCCTTATATACACTGGTTCATATCACATATTCCAGTTTATTTCAGAAAATCTCTATCATATTTTTTTGTGCTCTATTTCCTTATAGATTGTACAGCAACCATAACAGCAGTAACCGGCTTCAAACTTCAGCTGAATCAATTGTTATGGATAGCAAGGTAA